From Equus przewalskii isolate Varuska chromosome 7, EquPr2, whole genome shotgun sequence, one genomic window encodes:
- the LOC103542948 gene encoding cationic amino acid transporter 4 isoform X1 — protein sequence MVWGLPSAASLTRFCQKLNRQKPLEESPREMSPQRHLTTLDLTLRAVGGTVGLGLYVLTGTVAKGMAGPAVVVSFSIAAMASLVGALCYVELAAHVPHTGSPYLFTYVSMGELWAFLIGWNTLLGHLITGAALARVWSSYVDVIFSHRIHSFIEDHVGIWQVPFLAQNPDFLAAGIILSVSTFVSCKARVSSWLNRTFSAISLAVIIFIIILGFFLARPHNWSAEEGGFAPFGFSGIMAGTTTCFYAFVGFGAIAASSEEAQNAKRTVPMAITISVGLVAGANILVSTVLTLMVPWHSLHPYWALADAFHQRGYSWAAFIVAVGAICAMNTAILNIILFLPRITYAMARDGLFFQVFAHVHPRNQVPMVAIMVLGVLMAFLALLLDHEALVQFLCLSAMITRTVVTTSIIILRFRKAPPASSQGPGSPVGTEQASAPQPGQLRPALRPYLCFLGGCRPGAAVTWALGVLVASAITLDCVLVFGDSALNLPTWGYTLLLLLSSATFLLSLLVLGAHQQQRRQDTFQVPMVPLTPALSILLNIFLMLQLSYVTWLSFSIWLLIGLAVYFGYGIWHSKENQREQLVLTAPHGSLEEMVPALQPPSQTPAQEYSYTEQPTSA from the exons ATGGTCTGGGGACTGCCGAGTGCCGCCAGCCTGACACGCTTCTGCCAGAAGCTGAACCGgcagaagccactggaggaaTCCCCCAGGGAGATGTCACCGCAGCGCCATCTGACCACGCTGGACCTGACCCTGCGGGCTGTGGGTGGCACGGTAGGCTTGGGCCTCTACGTGCTCACGGGCACTGTGGCCAAGGGGATGGCTGGCCCTGCAGTGGTCGTGTCCTTCAGCATAGCTGCCATGGCCTCCCTGGTGGGAGCCCTATGCTACGTGGAGTTGGCAGCGCATGTGCCCCACACGGGCTCTCCCTACCTGTTCACTTATGTGTCCATGGGTGAACTGTGGGCCTTTCTCATTGGCTGGAACACGCTCCTTGGGCACCTCATTACTGGTGCTGCTTTGGCCCGGGTCTGGAGCAGCTACGTGGATGTCATCTTCAGCCACCGTATCCACAGCTTCATTGAGGACCATGTGGGCATCTGGCAGGTGCCTTTCCTGGCCCAGAACCCAGACTTCCTGGCTGCTGGCATTATACTTTCAGTCTCCACATTTGTCTCCTGCAAAGCTCGTGTTTCTTCCTGGCTCAACCGCACCTTCTCTGCCATCAGCCTGGctgtcatcatcttcatcatcattctGGGGTTTTTCCTGGCCCGCCCACACAACTGGAGCGCTGAAGAGGGTGGCTTTGCACCCTTTGGCTTCTCTGGCATCATGGCTGGCACCACTACCTGCTTCTATGCCTTCGTGGGCTTTGGTGCCATTGCTGCCTCCAGTGAGGAGGCCCAGAATGCAAAGCGAACAGTGCCTATGGCCATCACCATCTCAGTTGGTCTGGTAGCTGGTGCCAACATCCTCGTCTCCACTGTGCTCACCCTCATGGTGCCCTGGCACAGCCTGCACCCTTACTGGGCACTCGCTGATGCCTTTCACCAGCGGGGCTATAGCTGGGCAGCCTTCATCGTGGCAGTGGGTGCAATCTGCG CCATGAACACTGCCATACTCAACATCATTCTCTTCCTGCCTCGCATCACCTATGCCATGGCCAGAGACGGGCTCTTCTTCCAGGTGTTTGCCCATGTGCACCCCCGGAACCAAGTGCCTATGGTGGCCATCATGGTGCTCGGGGTTCTCATGGCTTTCCTGGCACTGCTGCTGGACCACGAGGCACTGGTCCAGTTCCTGTGCCTCAGCGCAATGATCACCCGCACTGTCGTGACTACGAGCATTATCATTCTACGCTTCCGAAAGGCCCCTCCAGCCAGCTCTCAGGGCCCAGGCAGCCCTGTGGGCACCGAGCAGGCCTCAGCTCCTCAGCCCGGGCAGCTGCGACCAGCCCTGAGGCCCTACCTCTGCTTCCTGGGTGGGTGCAGGCCTGGAGCCGCTGTGACTTGGGCACTCGGTGTCCTGGTGGCCTCAGCCATCACCCTGGACTGCGTGCTGGTCTTTGGGGACTCGGCCCTGAACCTCCCAACCTGGGGCTAcaccctgctgctcctgctcagcTCCGCCACGTTTCTGCTCAGTCTCCTCGTCCTGGGGGCTCACCAGCAACAGCGCCGGCAGGACACCTTTCAG GTTCCCATGGTGCCCCTGACTCCCGCCCTGAGCATCCTCCTCAACATCTTCCTCATGCTGCAGCTGAGCTATGTGACCTGGCTGAGCTTCTCCATCTGGCTGCTGATTG GACTCGCAGTGTATTTTGGCTACGGCATCTGGCACAGCAAGGAGAACCAGCGGGAGCAGCTGGTGTTGACTGCCCCACATGGCAGCCTGGAGGAGATGGTGCCGGCCCTGCAGCCCCCTAGCCAGACACCAGCCCAGGAGTACAGTTACACAGAGCAACCCACCAGTGCATGA
- the LOC103542948 gene encoding cationic amino acid transporter 4 isoform X2, whose protein sequence is MVWGLPSAASLTRFCQKLNRQKPLEESPREMSPQRHLTTLDLTLRAVGGTVGLGLYVLTGTVAKGMAGPAVVVSFSIAAMASLVGALCYVELAAHVPHTGSPYLFTYVSMGELWAFLIGWNTLLGHLITGAALARVWSSYVDVIFSHRIHSFIEDHVGIWQVPFLAQNPDFLAAGIILSVSTFVSCKARVSSWLNRTFSAISLAVIIFIIILGFFLARPHNWSAEEGGFAPFGFSGIMAGTTTCFYAFVGFGAIAASSEEAQNAKRTVPMAITISVGLVAGANILVSTVLTLMVPWHSLHPYWALADAFHQRGYSWAAFIVAVGAICAMNTAILNIILFLPRITYAMARDGLFFQVFAHVHPRNQVPMVAIMVLGVLMAFLALLLDHEALVQFLCLSAMITRTVVTTSIIILRFRKAPPASSQGPGSPVGTEQASAPQPGQLRPALRPYLCFLGGCRPGAAVTWALGVLVASAITLDCVLVFGDSALNLPTWGYTLLLLLSSATFLLSLLVLGAHQQQRRQDTFQVPMVPLTPALSILLNIFLMLQLSYVTWLSFSIWLLIGLSHPFRTRSVFWLRHLAQQGEPAGAAGVDCPTWQPGGDGAGPAAP, encoded by the exons ATGGTCTGGGGACTGCCGAGTGCCGCCAGCCTGACACGCTTCTGCCAGAAGCTGAACCGgcagaagccactggaggaaTCCCCCAGGGAGATGTCACCGCAGCGCCATCTGACCACGCTGGACCTGACCCTGCGGGCTGTGGGTGGCACGGTAGGCTTGGGCCTCTACGTGCTCACGGGCACTGTGGCCAAGGGGATGGCTGGCCCTGCAGTGGTCGTGTCCTTCAGCATAGCTGCCATGGCCTCCCTGGTGGGAGCCCTATGCTACGTGGAGTTGGCAGCGCATGTGCCCCACACGGGCTCTCCCTACCTGTTCACTTATGTGTCCATGGGTGAACTGTGGGCCTTTCTCATTGGCTGGAACACGCTCCTTGGGCACCTCATTACTGGTGCTGCTTTGGCCCGGGTCTGGAGCAGCTACGTGGATGTCATCTTCAGCCACCGTATCCACAGCTTCATTGAGGACCATGTGGGCATCTGGCAGGTGCCTTTCCTGGCCCAGAACCCAGACTTCCTGGCTGCTGGCATTATACTTTCAGTCTCCACATTTGTCTCCTGCAAAGCTCGTGTTTCTTCCTGGCTCAACCGCACCTTCTCTGCCATCAGCCTGGctgtcatcatcttcatcatcattctGGGGTTTTTCCTGGCCCGCCCACACAACTGGAGCGCTGAAGAGGGTGGCTTTGCACCCTTTGGCTTCTCTGGCATCATGGCTGGCACCACTACCTGCTTCTATGCCTTCGTGGGCTTTGGTGCCATTGCTGCCTCCAGTGAGGAGGCCCAGAATGCAAAGCGAACAGTGCCTATGGCCATCACCATCTCAGTTGGTCTGGTAGCTGGTGCCAACATCCTCGTCTCCACTGTGCTCACCCTCATGGTGCCCTGGCACAGCCTGCACCCTTACTGGGCACTCGCTGATGCCTTTCACCAGCGGGGCTATAGCTGGGCAGCCTTCATCGTGGCAGTGGGTGCAATCTGCG CCATGAACACTGCCATACTCAACATCATTCTCTTCCTGCCTCGCATCACCTATGCCATGGCCAGAGACGGGCTCTTCTTCCAGGTGTTTGCCCATGTGCACCCCCGGAACCAAGTGCCTATGGTGGCCATCATGGTGCTCGGGGTTCTCATGGCTTTCCTGGCACTGCTGCTGGACCACGAGGCACTGGTCCAGTTCCTGTGCCTCAGCGCAATGATCACCCGCACTGTCGTGACTACGAGCATTATCATTCTACGCTTCCGAAAGGCCCCTCCAGCCAGCTCTCAGGGCCCAGGCAGCCCTGTGGGCACCGAGCAGGCCTCAGCTCCTCAGCCCGGGCAGCTGCGACCAGCCCTGAGGCCCTACCTCTGCTTCCTGGGTGGGTGCAGGCCTGGAGCCGCTGTGACTTGGGCACTCGGTGTCCTGGTGGCCTCAGCCATCACCCTGGACTGCGTGCTGGTCTTTGGGGACTCGGCCCTGAACCTCCCAACCTGGGGCTAcaccctgctgctcctgctcagcTCCGCCACGTTTCTGCTCAGTCTCCTCGTCCTGGGGGCTCACCAGCAACAGCGCCGGCAGGACACCTTTCAG GTTCCCATGGTGCCCCTGACTCCCGCCCTGAGCATCCTCCTCAACATCTTCCTCATGCTGCAGCTGAGCTATGTGACCTGGCTGAGCTTCTCCATCTGGCTGCTGATTG GCTTGTCCCACCCTTTCAGGACTCGCAGTGTATTTTGGCTACGGCATCTGGCACAGCAAGGAGAACCAGCGGGAGCAGCTGGTGTTGACTGCCCCACATGGCAGCCTGGAGGAGATGGTGCCGGCCCTGCAGCCCCCTAG